A portion of the Brevundimonas pondensis genome contains these proteins:
- a CDS encoding heavy metal translocating P-type ATPase yields MHTTTVDVSGFSTPLDSLVIEKHLRGLKGVLEAAANFGSATATIRYDEALVSQVELEQAVRDCGFHCRGEVVPRHICVPHEEVVDARSHLQHPAAPAAAHEGHAPSAHPAQAGADDMAEMGHGPGMDMQAMARDMRNRFLFAVAFTLPIFLLAPMGMDFMRVEPPFGLPLKPLLFVLASAAILYPGWPFYIAAVRALRRGVLNMAVLVLLSVGTGYLFSVGATFFYDAPDFYEASALLLVFILMGHWLEMRARAGASDAIRRLMDLAPPTARVLRDGVEVEVATSAVLVGDRVVVRPGGRIPVDGVIEDGGSEVDESMLTGESLPVTKGAGDSVTGGAINKTGAFRYRATRVGADTALAQIVKLVQEAQNSKAPAQLLADRASQWLVLAAVVIGLLTFGVWFWALGQTLLFALTLTITVFVIACPDALGLATPMAIMVGTGLGARHGVLIKNAAALEHAVKLDVIVFDKTGTLTLGAPKVVQVTPAAGVDETDLLTTAAALERGSEHHIAKAVLERTKDLPELAAAGFESFGGKGLRATVAGRTVLSGNRMLMADNGVELGELATESERLQGAGRTVVHIARDGRVIGLIAVADAVRPTAAATIRRLQALGVKVAMMTGDNLGTARRIAGELGIDIVLAEVLPGDKALKVKELQAAGHRVGMVGDGVNDAPALTQADVGFAIGAGTDVAIESADVVLMRSDPADVVKAIELSRATLRKMHQNLWWAVGYNLIAFPLAAGVLYPFTLSPEIAALSMSGSSVLVAVNALMLKRLRLGAGMDVQPPSRSAVTQA; encoded by the coding sequence ATGCATACTACTACCGTCGATGTTTCCGGTTTCAGCACGCCGCTGGATTCACTGGTGATCGAGAAGCACCTGCGGGGCCTGAAGGGCGTGCTGGAAGCCGCCGCCAACTTCGGCTCGGCGACCGCGACGATCCGATATGACGAAGCCCTGGTCAGCCAGGTCGAACTGGAACAGGCGGTGCGGGATTGCGGCTTCCACTGCCGCGGCGAGGTCGTGCCGCGTCACATCTGCGTCCCGCATGAGGAGGTCGTGGACGCCCGGTCGCACCTCCAGCATCCCGCAGCTCCGGCGGCCGCCCATGAGGGCCACGCGCCCTCTGCTCATCCTGCCCAAGCCGGCGCCGACGACATGGCCGAGATGGGGCACGGCCCCGGCATGGACATGCAGGCCATGGCCCGGGACATGCGCAACCGCTTCCTCTTCGCCGTCGCCTTCACCCTCCCGATCTTCCTGCTCGCCCCGATGGGCATGGACTTCATGCGAGTGGAGCCGCCGTTCGGCCTGCCGCTGAAGCCCCTGCTGTTCGTCCTGGCCAGCGCCGCCATCCTCTATCCGGGCTGGCCCTTCTACATCGCCGCCGTCCGGGCCCTGCGACGCGGTGTGCTCAACATGGCGGTGCTGGTCCTGCTCAGCGTCGGCACCGGCTACCTGTTCAGCGTCGGCGCCACCTTCTTCTACGACGCGCCCGACTTCTACGAAGCCTCGGCCCTGCTGCTGGTCTTCATCCTGATGGGCCACTGGCTGGAGATGCGGGCGCGGGCCGGCGCCTCGGACGCCATCCGCAGGCTGATGGACCTGGCGCCGCCCACCGCCCGGGTGCTGCGCGACGGCGTCGAGGTCGAGGTCGCGACCTCCGCCGTGCTGGTGGGCGACCGGGTGGTCGTCCGGCCGGGCGGCCGCATCCCCGTGGACGGCGTGATCGAGGACGGCGGCTCCGAGGTCGACGAATCCATGCTGACCGGAGAATCCCTGCCCGTGACCAAGGGCGCCGGGGATTCCGTGACCGGCGGCGCGATCAACAAGACCGGCGCCTTCCGTTATCGGGCGACGCGGGTAGGCGCCGACACCGCCCTGGCGCAGATTGTCAAGCTGGTGCAGGAGGCGCAGAACTCCAAGGCCCCGGCCCAGTTGCTCGCGGACCGCGCCTCCCAGTGGCTTGTGCTGGCCGCTGTCGTCATCGGCCTGCTCACCTTCGGCGTCTGGTTCTGGGCCCTGGGCCAGACCCTGCTGTTCGCCCTGACCCTGACCATCACCGTCTTCGTCATCGCCTGCCCCGACGCTCTTGGCCTGGCCACGCCCATGGCGATCATGGTGGGCACGGGGCTGGGGGCGCGCCACGGCGTGCTGATCAAGAACGCCGCCGCTCTCGAGCATGCCGTCAAGCTGGACGTCATCGTCTTCGACAAGACCGGCACCCTGACCCTGGGCGCGCCGAAAGTGGTCCAGGTCACCCCCGCCGCCGGAGTGGACGAGACCGACCTGCTGACCACGGCCGCGGCCCTGGAGCGAGGATCCGAACACCACATCGCCAAGGCCGTGCTGGAGCGGACGAAGGACCTCCCCGAACTGGCCGCTGCCGGCTTCGAATCCTTCGGGGGCAAGGGACTTCGGGCGACCGTGGCCGGGCGGACCGTCCTCTCCGGCAACCGCATGCTCATGGCCGACAACGGCGTCGAGCTCGGGGAGCTGGCGACGGAATCCGAACGGCTGCAGGGCGCCGGCCGCACCGTAGTCCATATCGCCCGCGACGGGCGGGTCATCGGTCTGATCGCCGTGGCCGACGCCGTCCGCCCCACCGCGGCGGCGACCATCCGGCGACTGCAGGCCCTGGGCGTCAAGGTGGCCATGATGACCGGCGACAACCTCGGCACCGCACGGCGTATCGCCGGTGAACTGGGGATCGACATCGTGCTGGCGGAGGTCCTGCCCGGCGACAAGGCGCTCAAGGTGAAGGAACTCCAGGCCGCGGGCCACAGGGTCGGCATGGTTGGCGACGGGGTCAACGACGCCCCGGCCCTGACCCAGGCCGACGTCGGCTTCGCCATCGGCGCCGGCACCGACGTCGCCATAGAGAGCGCCGACGTGGTGCTGATGCGCAGCGACCCCGCCGACGTGGTCAAGGCCATCGAGCTGTCGCGCGCCACCCTGCGCAAGATGCATCAGAACCTGTGGTGGGCGGTCGGCTACAATCTCATCGCCTTTCCCCTGGCCGCGGGAGTCCTCTATCCCTTCACCCTCAGCCCCGAGATCGCCGCCCTGTCGATGTCCGGCAGTTCGGTGCTGGTGGCGGTCAACGCCCTGATGCTCAAGCGTCTGCGGCTGGGCGCCGGCATGGACGTCCAGCCGCCGTCGCGGTCAGCCGTAACGCAGGCGTAG
- a CDS encoding DUF2933 domain-containing protein: MTSKSPAAGRVFRLLTLGAFAAGLAYLLIGEHRVHLLGWAPFLLLLLCPLLHMTMHGGHGGGHGPDHPGDRARPPAPEA; encoded by the coding sequence ATGACCTCCAAATCCCCGGCCGCCGGCCGGGTCTTCAGGCTTCTGACCCTGGGCGCCTTCGCGGCGGGGCTGGCCTATCTGCTGATCGGCGAGCACCGGGTTCACCTGCTCGGCTGGGCGCCGTTCCTGCTGTTGCTGCTCTGTCCCCTGCTGCACATGACCATGCATGGCGGCCATGGCGGGGGGCACGGCCCCGACCACCCGGGCGACCGCGCCCGTCCCCCAGCTCCGGAGGCCTGA
- a CDS encoding DUF305 domain-containing protein — protein MTNFAQRPVRRTAIALSTLSLLAAAGCASAPASGTAPPDRPMGGMQAPHAAQGSGMMGGMQMPPGMNMARTPFSEAEMSMHRAMMMATDVNTQRTWARKMIAHHRGAVAMAQALLGSDATDVEVRRMAQAVIDAQTREIAELESWLERHPG, from the coding sequence ATGACCAACTTCGCCCAACGGCCCGTCAGGCGGACGGCCATCGCCCTGTCAACACTTTCCCTGCTCGCCGCCGCCGGGTGCGCCAGCGCGCCTGCCTCAGGTACGGCGCCCCCGGATCGACCTATGGGCGGCATGCAGGCGCCGCATGCGGCCCAGGGCTCCGGCATGATGGGCGGCATGCAGATGCCGCCGGGAATGAACATGGCTCGGACACCCTTTTCTGAGGCCGAGATGAGCATGCACCGCGCCATGATGATGGCGACCGATGTGAACACCCAGCGGACCTGGGCGAGGAAGATGATCGCCCACCATAGAGGGGCTGTCGCTATGGCGCAGGCTCTGCTTGGAAGTGATGCGACAGACGTTGAGGTCCGTCGCATGGCTCAGGCGGTCATCGACGCGCAGACGAGAGAAATCGCAGAGCTCGAATCCTGGCTTGAGCGTCATCCCGGCTGA
- a CDS encoding pyridoxamine 5'-phosphate oxidase family protein — translation MELEQRQLILSILGRADTLTVATVREDGWPHATVVSFVNDELDIYFGTAPHSQKIGNIARDSRVSATVTPDHETSKDIQAISLAARAERVTDPGELLRVADLVLRKFPRPGRPAPAAVLEGVVVVRLRPTIVSVLDYSRTFGQTELIDLRDDQAPRSRQDNPPSSS, via the coding sequence TTGGAACTTGAGCAGAGGCAGCTGATCCTCTCCATTCTCGGCCGCGCCGACACCCTGACCGTGGCGACGGTGCGTGAAGACGGTTGGCCGCATGCAACGGTTGTGAGTTTCGTCAACGATGAGCTCGACATCTATTTCGGGACGGCGCCCCACTCGCAGAAGATTGGAAACATCGCCCGTGACTCCCGGGTGTCCGCGACCGTCACGCCCGATCACGAGACTTCTAAAGACATCCAGGCGATCTCGCTCGCGGCAAGGGCGGAGCGTGTTACGGACCCCGGGGAGCTGTTGAGAGTGGCTGATCTGGTCTTAAGGAAATTTCCGAGACCAGGGCGTCCTGCGCCGGCGGCGGTGCTGGAGGGGGTGGTGGTGGTTCGCCTGCGCCCGACCATCGTCTCGGTCCTGGACTACAGCAGAACCTTCGGTCAGACGGAACTGATCGACCTGCGTGACGATCAGGCGCCACGCAGTCGCCAGGACAACCCGCCTTCATCCTCATAG
- a CDS encoding methyltransferase family protein, protein MAEPQTYGLWSLVALNSILFIFFAFTFFKPKTARDWRAFGAFSAFLIAFFTEMYGFPLTIFLLAGWLQSRFPGVDWWSHDAGHLLEMMFGWRAHPHFGPFHILSLVLVGGGFWLLSAAWPVLYSAQREGRLATTGPYRSIRQPQYAGFVLIMIGFLLQWPTLLTLAMFPALVILYWRLAMAVERETAARFGPAWSAYRQATPAFVPRLRPL, encoded by the coding sequence ATGGCGGAACCGCAAACGTACGGGCTCTGGTCGCTGGTGGCCCTCAACTCCATCCTGTTCATCTTTTTCGCCTTCACCTTCTTCAAGCCGAAGACGGCGAGGGACTGGCGCGCCTTCGGCGCCTTCAGCGCCTTCCTGATCGCCTTCTTCACCGAGATGTACGGTTTCCCGCTGACGATCTTTCTGTTGGCCGGTTGGTTACAGAGCCGCTTTCCCGGCGTGGACTGGTGGTCCCATGACGCCGGACACCTGCTTGAGATGATGTTCGGCTGGCGAGCGCACCCGCACTTCGGGCCCTTCCATATTCTCAGCTTGGTTCTCGTTGGCGGCGGGTTCTGGCTCCTCTCCGCGGCATGGCCGGTGCTCTATAGCGCGCAACGAGAAGGCCGGCTGGCGACGACCGGTCCCTACCGGTCAATCCGCCAGCCGCAGTATGCCGGTTTCGTGCTGATCATGATCGGCTTTTTGCTTCAATGGCCGACGCTGCTCACCCTGGCGATGTTCCCGGCGCTGGTCATCCTGTACTGGCGCCTCGCCATGGCGGTGGAGCGAGAGACCGCCGCCCGCTTCGGCCCGGCCTGGAGCGCTTACCGGCAGGCTACGCCCGCGTTCGTTCCCCGCCTACGCCCCCTGTAG
- a CDS encoding thermonuclease family protein: protein MAVAFIAALNWPAADAVGHASPPATADADALPSSPSETGFRCNVAYVNDGDTLRCKDGTKIRLHAVAAREADETCSPGHPCPTASAASATAELNRLVAGKTLRCEQTGRSYDRITAICWSPSGEEINCAMITSGTTLVWETFDRRKPLCGR, encoded by the coding sequence ATGGCTGTCGCCTTCATCGCCGCCCTGAACTGGCCTGCGGCGGACGCCGTTGGTCACGCGTCGCCGCCCGCCACGGCCGATGCAGACGCGCTTCCATCGTCGCCGTCGGAGACGGGTTTCCGATGCAATGTGGCCTATGTGAACGACGGCGACACCCTGCGCTGCAAGGACGGTACAAAGATCAGACTCCACGCCGTGGCGGCGCGGGAGGCCGACGAAACCTGTTCGCCGGGCCATCCTTGCCCGACCGCCAGCGCCGCTTCCGCTACAGCGGAACTGAACCGGCTTGTCGCGGGCAAGACCCTTCGCTGCGAGCAGACCGGCCGAAGCTACGACCGCATCACCGCCATCTGCTGGTCGCCGTCGGGCGAAGAGATCAATTGCGCCATGATCACGAGCGGCACGACCCTGGTCTGGGAGACATTTGACCGGCGCAAGCCGCTTTGCGGGCGCTGA
- a CDS encoding ATP-grasp domain-containing protein translates to MATTDDTRDGSFDAVLNRDCFCITLDRTRLSSAIRQQAGEPDLVSALLADRPNLFSGGPVFLSAQDIEAMLVVVAAIEAAARTPAYQEAVLGWGPAIARRDFGPRGVFMGYDFHLGDGGPKLIEVNTNAGGAFLNAFLAHAQGECCREAQDAMRARVMGDFEALVWRMFLNEWALQGRSGQPRTIAIVDDRPKDQYLFPEFLLAQRFFEQRGVTAWVADPSELHFSQGRLEHEGEIVDLVYNRLVDFSLGADGHEALRDAYQNGAVVLTPSPRNHALFADKRNLSLLSDPDMVAGWGLAPDHQRGLSAIPKTTLVTAENAERLWTTRNRYFFKPAGGHGGKAVYRGDKITRRVWAEIQLGGYIAQEFAKPSERRIRVDGEIRSLKLDVRLYVYDGDPLLAAARVYQGQTTNFRTPGGGFAPVFVV, encoded by the coding sequence ATGGCGACAACCGACGATACCCGTGACGGCTCCTTCGACGCGGTGCTTAACAGGGATTGTTTCTGCATCACGCTGGACCGGACCCGTCTGAGCTCGGCGATCCGTCAGCAGGCCGGGGAGCCGGACCTTGTCTCGGCGCTGCTTGCGGATCGACCGAACCTGTTCTCCGGCGGGCCTGTGTTCCTGTCCGCCCAGGACATCGAGGCCATGCTGGTCGTCGTGGCCGCCATCGAGGCTGCGGCCAGGACCCCGGCCTATCAGGAGGCGGTACTGGGTTGGGGCCCGGCCATCGCTCGCCGGGACTTCGGCCCGCGCGGGGTCTTCATGGGCTATGATTTTCATCTGGGCGACGGCGGTCCAAAACTCATCGAGGTGAATACCAACGCCGGAGGAGCATTCCTGAATGCGTTTCTTGCTCACGCCCAGGGCGAATGCTGTCGCGAGGCCCAGGACGCCATGCGCGCGCGGGTGATGGGAGACTTCGAAGCCCTCGTCTGGCGGATGTTCCTGAACGAATGGGCGTTGCAGGGTCGCTCGGGTCAACCGCGGACAATCGCCATCGTCGATGACCGCCCGAAGGATCAGTATCTGTTCCCGGAGTTCCTGTTGGCGCAGCGGTTTTTCGAACAGCGCGGCGTTACGGCGTGGGTCGCCGATCCCTCCGAACTCCATTTCTCCCAGGGGCGACTGGAGCATGAAGGCGAGATTGTGGATCTCGTCTACAATCGCCTCGTCGACTTCTCCCTCGGTGCTGACGGGCACGAAGCCCTGCGTGACGCCTATCAGAACGGAGCCGTCGTTCTGACGCCCAGTCCGCGCAACCACGCTCTGTTCGCCGACAAGCGGAACCTGAGCCTGCTGTCAGACCCGGACATGGTCGCCGGTTGGGGACTTGCTCCGGATCATCAGAGAGGTCTTTCGGCGATCCCGAAAACCACCCTGGTGACTGCCGAGAACGCAGAGAGGCTGTGGACGACGCGCAACCGATATTTCTTCAAGCCGGCCGGCGGCCATGGTGGCAAGGCCGTCTACCGCGGCGACAAGATCACCCGGCGCGTATGGGCGGAAATTCAGCTCGGCGGCTATATCGCCCAGGAATTCGCGAAGCCCAGCGAACGTCGGATCAGGGTCGACGGCGAGATCCGTTCGCTGAAGCTCGATGTCCGTCTCTATGTCTACGACGGCGACCCGCTACTGGCGGCCGCCCGAGTCTATCAGGGCCAGACGACAAACTTCCGAACTCCGGGCGGGGGCTTTGCACCGGTTTTTGTCGTCTAG
- a CDS encoding acetate/propionate family kinase — MPFILALNSGSSTCKFGVFDQGPGGLAPCLRGRIEMHGEAPRLLSYDPAGAVLSDEPWPRTSAPDLLGWLEMRLPGPIAAVGHRVVHGGPRFCAATLVTEAVLAAVAALAPLAPLHQSQSLAGASALRAARPGLPQVLCFDTAFHAGHDPVVDRFALPRVWEARGLRRYGFHGLSYEYLAGRLAALDPPTAAGRVVAAHLGGGASLCALRDGRSIDTTMGATPLDGLVMATRCGSLDAGAVLYLLREGGLDADGLTDLLYRQSGLLGVSGLSGDMRDLLESREPAAREALDLYVHRAAREMAALAASLGGLDGLVFTAGVGENAPRIRAEICARLGWLGVRLDAAANERGAGRLNAADSAVAVWMIPTDEEVVIARQTAALLDLAE; from the coding sequence ATGCCGTTCATTCTTGCTCTCAACAGCGGGTCCTCGACCTGCAAGTTCGGCGTTTTCGATCAGGGGCCGGGCGGACTGGCGCCCTGTCTGCGCGGCCGGATCGAAATGCACGGCGAGGCGCCCCGACTGCTGAGTTATGACCCGGCCGGGGCGGTTCTTTCAGACGAGCCCTGGCCTCGGACTTCGGCGCCGGACCTCCTCGGGTGGCTTGAGATGCGCCTGCCCGGACCGATCGCCGCCGTGGGCCATCGGGTGGTTCATGGCGGGCCGCGTTTCTGCGCGGCGACGCTTGTCACGGAGGCGGTCCTCGCGGCCGTGGCGGCGCTCGCGCCGCTCGCCCCCCTGCACCAGTCCCAGTCGCTGGCGGGGGCGTCCGCCCTTCGCGCCGCGCGGCCGGGGCTGCCGCAGGTCCTGTGCTTCGACACCGCCTTCCACGCGGGCCATGATCCCGTGGTTGACCGTTTCGCTCTGCCGAGGGTCTGGGAGGCGCGGGGTCTTCGCCGCTACGGGTTTCACGGCCTGTCCTATGAGTATCTCGCCGGACGTCTGGCGGCGCTCGACCCTCCCACGGCCGCCGGCCGTGTGGTCGCGGCCCACCTCGGCGGGGGAGCCAGTCTGTGCGCCCTCCGCGACGGGCGCAGCATTGACACCACCATGGGCGCCACGCCGCTCGACGGTCTGGTCATGGCCACGCGCTGCGGCAGTCTGGACGCGGGCGCGGTGCTCTATCTGTTGCGCGAGGGGGGACTGGACGCCGACGGCCTGACCGATCTGCTCTATCGCCAGTCGGGACTGCTCGGCGTCTCTGGCCTCAGCGGCGACATGCGCGACCTGCTCGAGAGCCGCGAACCGGCGGCGCGCGAGGCTCTGGATCTTTACGTCCATCGCGCCGCGCGCGAGATGGCGGCGCTGGCGGCCAGCCTCGGAGGGCTGGACGGCCTGGTCTTCACGGCGGGTGTCGGCGAGAACGCGCCGCGGATCCGAGCCGAGATCTGCGCGCGCCTCGGCTGGCTCGGGGTCAGGCTCGACGCCGCCGCGAACGAGCGCGGCGCCGGCCGTCTGAATGCGGCCGACAGCGCCGTGGCGGTCTGGATGATACCGACAGACGAGGAGGTTGTGATCGCGCGCCAGACGGCGGCGCTGCTTGATCTGGCGGAATGA